The stretch of DNA AAAAAAGGACTCAGCTTTTATCCGAGTATGCTCATCTCGATCTTTTTAACGGTTTTAGCCTATTACAGTGTGATCTTTCTTCTTCATAAATTAGGTATTAGATCATAAGAATAAAGGTATTTTTTTCAACACCTTGCTTATCTACTCTATCTATTTATGCATAAAGCGTGTGTTCAATGAGAATCTTTAAACCGATCATGATCAAAATCACACCCCCTATTTTTTCAGCCTTCTCTTCTAAAAATCCGCCGGCCTTGGAACCAATATACACACCAAAAAACTGCATATAAATGTCACCATCCCTATAATGATCATAGAAATATATGGGTCTAACTGAAGCAGATTGAGCGTAAATCCTTCTACGATGGCATCTATACTTGTGGCAATAGCTAGATATAATGGCAAATTTTATTTTTAAATATTATCAAAATAGAGCCATAAACCTCTTAGTAATGATTTGCCTTAACACAGGGTCACTCCTTACAATTTCCTATGTGTCCCATCACAAAAAGGAAGATTCTCACTTTTTTTACAGGCACACAGAGAATATTCCTTTGTTGTATCTACGGTAAATGGTTGTGGTCTATAGGTTGTTCCTTTATGGCTGCCGTCACACAATACTCCGTCTGCACTTTTCCTACACGTACAGAAATAATGTGTTTTATCTGCTTCCAATCTGACTTTTACCGGTGTTGCCATGATCTCTCCTTTTTTAAATAGTATATATCTTTGCCTATGTTTTCATACCTTCAATTGCAAAGTGGGTCTTTACCACACACCTACCAGAATACAAACTTATTTCCACTACATACTATAGGTATTATGACTTATTGTACCATGAAGTTCAAATTTTGTAAAAATAGAAGCAATATACTTTATAGGGTTCTGAGTAATCAATCATTTATAGTGAAATTTTGAGAAGGAAGAAGGTAACTTTTTAAAGTTTTGGACAAGATTAAAGGAAGCATACAAACAAGGAAGCTGATGCAATCTAAAATAAAAAGTTACCAGAAAACCAGAAGTATCAAAAAGGGGAAAGAGTCCTTCATGGAATTCATAGTGCAAGTATAGTCCTATTGTGTGAAGTAAGTATGAAGTTGGTAAATAAGGGGTTGTTGATTATTCTAATGGTGTCAAGAGAGATTTCCACCCTCGGACTACAGCTTATTGAGTAAGCTAGATGAAAAGACTATGTCCTATATAATCCTTCTGAAAGATCAGTTTCATAAAAAACCGTTGGGACAAAAGCGGGTCTTTTTTTGGAGTCTTTCAAGGTCGTTTCAGATAGTTTGACTTGGACAAACTTTTTTGAACTATACTGAAAGTTATTTTAAAGAAAAATACACCATTGTTTGACCTTCATGATCTTATAAAATACACTTGCTATAGCACATTTTATAAAGTTTTCATTTTCTTTAAGACTTGGAGAAGAAGTGTTTAGTTAATTGAAGTCATCCTCATAAAGTCATTATTATGGTCTTAAATTTTGTTGTTTTATGAGGTCAGTATTATCTAAAAGTTGTTTGGCATTACTTAGTGATAAGCCTGATTTTGAACAGGCAACATCAAATAGTTCATGATTATTTAAAAGTCTAATCAATACATTTAGTTTAATCATTTTAGATATATTTATTGTGTTTATTGACATATTTTCTCCTTGTATTTTATTTAATTGGTTGCGGAAGATGGATTTGAACCAACGACCTTTGGATTATGAGCCCAACGAGCTACCGAACTGCTCTATTCCGCGATAAAAGTAAGCATGTGTAAATGAAAAATCTAAAAAACAGGAGGTTAAAAATAGCAAGAATGTATCTATATAAACATAATTGAATAAATATTTTTAAACGAAAATAATCTAATATCACCATTATCCTTGTTAATGGTTGTTCTTTATGATTAATAGGTGATTTCGAAAATTGTCTAAACTATGGACAGAACTCTCTGTCCATTGATGCTCTTAAAGACCAGTAACGTTCTCAGCCTGTGGGCCTTTTTGACCTTCACCGATCTCAAAAGTCACTTTTTGACCCTCATTAAGAGAGACACGGTCGTAACCATTGCTATTAATTTGACGATAGTGTACAAATACATCATTTCCGCCATTTTCTTGTTCGATAAAACCGAAACCTTTTTCACTGTTGAACCATTTTACGGTTCCATTTACTTGAGTTGCCATTGCAATTCCTTTATTTGTTTATACATTTTATGATTAAAATGTTCAAAATATAATGTGGAGTGTTCTTTTGGGAGGATAATACTGTAAACTGTAAGTAAGCAATAAGAATCTTGCCTAAGATGAAACTCTAGATCATCTTTGATAAATTCATTATAGCTGAATCATTTAATAATAGCAAGGCTATATAGAATTTAATATCGATTGGCCTAAGATGATGAGAGTAAGGTTAAAAATTAAAGTATAAATTGAATGTTATTTATTAGATTTGCCGTTAGACTCTAAAGACCACTTATCAGTAGCACTACAGCCAACATCACAACTCACATGAGGCGTAATGCCCACAGCCTCAGGATTGATTGCCACTGTAATTAGAAAGTAGTCACCATCCCCTTTTTGTGCAGTAAAGTTGTGTGTACCACAAAACTCTTCATTCATAAGTTCAGCGACTGTGGTTGCATACTTGTAGGCATCTTGTTGTGTTTCAAAGGTCATATTATTGGTGTATTCACTTTTTTTAAAACATCCACACTCTTTTTCCATTTGTACTGTATACATAGGTGGTATCCTTTTAGATATGAGATAATCCTTTTTGGCATAATAACATTATTTTCTTATTCTTATACAAAAGATAAATAATACTTTTTCTAGATCCCATCGAGACGATCAGAATAAGATAAAAACTTTATAAAATATATAACTTTATGAAGTTTTTATCATTCTATTTCCTTGATTTTTTTATTTGCTTTCCTGAATAAATTCTTTCGCTCTATCACCTCGTAAAGTATCTGCGGTTCTAAGTAATCCATCACTCAAATATCTCACTCGATATCCTTTGAAATATAAAAACATTCTAGCAATATTGGCTCTATCGTTGTGTGGGCATGCTGTGATTATGAGTTTGTTTTTATCCAACTCATTCAAACGTTTAGGTAATTCATTGAGAGGAATATTCTTAGCAAATCCCATACTCCAGGCCTCAAATTCCTCTTTGAAGCGTATATCAATGAGCTGTGCCTCATTATTTGCTACTAACTCTAACATTTCATATGTAGAAATTTTCATCTCTTTACGTGCTTTGTAATCAAAATTTTTAAGATAGGTATCAAAGTCTTCTGCATGTATTAGTGTTATAATAGAAATTAAAAATAATAAGGTCTTCTTCATGTATACTCCTTATACAATTACATTTATAATCATTCTACTATAGACCATATCAAAAATTTCTTATCTTTGCTAACCTTATAAAATATATAATATTATAAAGAACTTTTGTCCGTTATGGTCTATGTTAGATTATAAGAGTTACAATCATATTCATATTAAAGTGTAGAATATAACAGAGGAAAAATATGAATGTAATAAAAACAAATATTAAACATATTTATTGTGGGACTGTAGAAGAGATCAATGATGGGAAAAGAAAACAATATCCATCTGCTTACAGAAAAAAGAAAATTGACCCGCATAAAAGCCTTTTTGTCAACAATTTAGGCTTGATTGATGATATGCAAGGGGATAAAGTAAATCATGGAGGAGCTGATAAAGCTGTATGTGTGTATAGTCAAAAATACTATGACTTTTTTAAAAATATACATAGTTTAGAACTACCAGAATGTACATTTGGAGAAAATATAACAATATTAGATTTGGATGATAGTGATGTTTGTATTGGTGATCGATTTCAATGTGGTGAAGTTATTTTTGAAGTATCTCAACCTAGGCAACCTTGTTGGAAAATATCATCAGTTACAGGGATAAAAAATCTCACTTCATTAGTGGTTAAAGAATACAAAACAGGATTTTATGTAAGAGTGATTCAAGAAGGCTTTATTGCCACACATGATACTTGGGAACTTATATCAAGGAAATACCCAGAATTTACAATTGAGTTTGTCAATCAATGCTCCCTTAATGCGAAAGATAATCAAGAAAACATCAAAAAGATCTTAACATGTGAAAAACTAGCAAAAGCCTATTATGAATCGTTATTAAAGAGATATAAATTTAAAGAACATGGAATTCAAAACTGGCAAGAAGATGAATACTTTAGTAATAATGAATAGATCATCTCAGTCTGTAAAGATATGAGTATCACAAATATGCCTTATTCATAAAACCTTATGCACTATATAAATTTATAAGGTTTTCTCCACATAAGAATTTTCCGTTTTTTTCAGTAAAAGGCACTAAAAAAGACCCGAAGAATTTTCAAAATATATACAAAGACTTTGTACATGGGTCTTAATGACAATTCAACCACAGACTCATCTATTTTTTGGAGACAATATTTTTCATCTGGACAAAAAGTAGAGCCTAGGCTCAAAAAGAGGAAAATATAAATACGTGAATTATTTTAATTAATCTTCACAAATCTTTTTCTATATTTACATATTGAATTAGTAGTTTTAGTTCTAATTTTTTCCAATGCATATGCTGATATTCATTAAGTAAAGCATAAAATTCTCATTCAAATGTTTCTTACAAAGGTTATATATGTGTATATTATTATTGTAAAAAAAATCAATATAATATTCGTCATTAACACTAGTAAACATGATGATTTATCCTTTTTACACCAATTATAAATACCTTTTAATATGTTTTTCACGCTTATTATCTCCCTCGTAAATAATTGACTATGATACTGAGCATTTGTAAAATTAATGTAAAATTAATATCGGGACAAACATGGGACAAAAAAATTAGACCCGTGGCTCAGAAACTGGGAAATACAAGTACGTGAATTTTGATCATTCTTCAGAATGTTAAGTAAATAAGGGGGATTGTTGATAATTTAAATGGTGTCAAGAGAGGGACTTGAACCCTCGACCTCCGGCTTATGAGACCAGCGCTCTAACCAGCTGAGCTACCTTGACATCGTTGTGAAGAGACGGAATTTTATCTAAAGATACCTTTATTGTCAACACATTTGATAAAAAAAAGGTAAAAAGGCCTTAATATTTTATAGACAACAAATAGTTTAGTCAATATCACTCATATTTGTTAAATAATTTAAAGAAAGTTATTGACATTTTTGGAAAAAATGACTACAATGCAACTACAAAAATTAAATCATATACAAAGGAGTCACTATGGCATTTGAACCATTAAAAGACAGACTGCTTGTTCTTCGTGAAGAGCAGTCAAATCAAACCGCTTCTGGGCTATATATTCCAGATACAGCCAAAGAAAAACCACTGGAAGGAAAAGTCGTTGCAGTTGGTCCTGATGCAAAAGAGGATGGTATTAATGTAGATGATACTGTAGTCTTTGCAAACTTCAGTGGCATGGAAGTCATGATCGAAGGTACAGAGTACCTGATATTAACAAGCAAAGAAGTGCTTGGATTAATCAAATAATTTAAGGAGATAATATATGGCAAAAGAAATATTTTTTTCAGATAAAGCAAGATCAGGTCTCTTTGAAGGTGTCACAAAGTTAGCCGATGCTGTGAAGGTGACCATGGGGCCTAGAGGTCGTAACGTTCTGATTCAAAAATCATATGGTGCACCACATATCACAAAAGATGGTGTTTCAGTAGCACGTGAGATAGAGCTTGCAGACAGCCTAGAAAACATGGGTGCACAACTGGTAAAAGAAGTTGCTTCCAATACGGCTGATGAAGCGGGAGATGGTACAACGACTGCAACCGTACTTGCACATGCTATCTTTAAAGAAGGTCTCAGAAACATCACTGCCGGAGCAAATCCTATAGAAGTAAAAAGAGGTATGGACAAAGCATCTGCTGCCATCATCGAAGAGCTCAAAAAGATCTCTAAAGAGGTCAAAGATAAAAAAGAGATCGCACAAGTGGCTACGATCTCTGCAAACTCTGATAAGACGATCGGTGATCTCATTGCTGAGGCTATGGATAGAGTCGGAAAAGATGGTGTCATTACCGTAGAAGAGGCAAAAGGGATCAACGATGATCTTGATGTCGTTGAAGGTATGCAGTTTGACAGAGGGTATATCTCGCCTTATTTTGTAACAAACACAGAGAAAATGACCTGTGAGCTTGAAGCACCTATTATTCTTTTAACGGATGGTAAAGTGACTTCACTGAAAGATCTGGTGCCTATGTTAGAGCAGGTACAACAAAGTGGTAGGCCGCTTCTTATCATTGCAGATGATATTGAAGGTGAGGCGCTCTCAACACTCGTTCTTAACAAGCTAAAAGGTGTACTCAACATTACTGCAGTGAAAGCGCCAGGTTTTGGTGACAGAAAAAAGGAAATGTTGAAAGATATCGCTATCTTGACAGGTGCGACACTGATCACTGAAGAACTTGGTCTTACACTTGAGAAAGCAACACTTGCAGATCTTGGGCAAGCAGCAAGAGTGGTCATTGACAAGGACAATACTGTCATCGTTGATGGAAAAGGTGATACCAATGCCGTTGCTGCGCGTGTAAATGAGATAAAAACACAAATTGGTACAACCACCAGTGAATATGATAAAGAAAAACTCCAGGAACGTCTGGCGAAACTCTCTGGCGGTGTTGCCGTGATCAAAGTAGGTGCAGCCACTGAGACTGAAATGAAAGAGAAAAAAGACAGAGTGGACGATGCACTCTCTGCTACAAAAGCTGCTGTGGATGAAGGTATCGTTATCGGTGGTGGGGCTGCACTGATAAAAGCAAGCCAAGCTGTCAAACTTGATCTTAAAGATGATGAAGCGGTAGGTGCAGAGATCATCTTAAGAGCAGTCTATGCACCAGTGAAGCAGATAGCACAAAATGCAGGATTTGATGCAGGTGTAGTAGCGAATGAAATCGCTAATTCAACCGATGCGAATTTAGGGTTTAATGCTGCAACAGGAGAGTATGTCAATATGCTTGAAGCAGGGATCATTGATCCGCTTAAAGTAGAACGTGTAGCACTTCAAAATGCTACATCTGTAGCTTCATTGCTTCTGACAACCGAAGCAACTGTTTCAGATATACCTGAACCACCTTCAGCTCAGCCAGATATGAGCGGCATGGGTGGTATGCCAGGAATGATGTAAATTCATTCCTGATTAGTACTCAGAATATTCAGAGGATCTGCTGAACATCCTGTTTGGTAGATCTTTCTTCATACTCGCTACTTTCTTACTTTTACACTCTACTTATGCCTAAATGAATGACCTTTTATGATATTTCCTTATCGATGAAAATAATGAGATTGAAAATCTATAGAAATACTATTAAATTTACTTAGGTTTGTACAATCCTTTACGAAGAATTAACACTTCTTTGCTATACTTCCAGCCCAAAATAACTTAAAGTATAGAAGCATACTTCTCTGGTAGCCCCTTCTAGATAAGACCATAAGTGTTTCTGTCCTTTGTAACTTTTTCCGTCACTTTTTAAAGATGAAATGGTGTATGGCATGAGTTGGTTATTTGATAATTAAAGAAGAAAGGACGAGAATGGAGTTACAATATATCTTTTTTGGTATCCTGACAGCATTAGTAATTACTACAGGTGCAATTGTGGCAATAACTAACGCTAAAAACTAGACAAGAGAAAAGGACAAGACATTCCGACTACGTCCAAAATCACAAAAAGTCATTCATGCAATCATAGATAATAAAAATAGAGACTAATGAGGGGTAAAAGCTACCGAACAGATTGTTCGGTAGCTTCTCTCTATATTCTAATGATTGTCAAATACCCATTATCTGATCAGTTTTTGAAATTCAAACACAGGTAAGGGTTTTGAAAAATGGTATCCTTGCAGATAATCACATCCATAAGAAGTTATCATATCGACCATTTGTTTATTTTCAATACCTTCCACCACTATCTTCATGCCTAATGTATGTGCCAGTTCGATGATCGCTTTTACAATTCTCTGATCTTCTTCGTTGGTTAAGATATAGTCGACCAAACTTTTGTCAATTTTTACAATATCTGCAGGAAATTTTTTCAAATATCCAAAAGAAGTATACCCTGTACCAAAGTCATCCAATGAGATACCCACACCCAATTTTTTTAATGCAAGAAAGTATTTGACAGTCTGCGCTTCATTGAGCATAGCGATACCCTCTGTAATTTCAAATTTGATACATTCCGGATCAAGCTGATGCTCTGCAAGTTTTTTCTCTACATGTTGAACAAATTCACCCGTATTGATCTCAATCATAGATACATTGATCGAAACCTCGATACTCTTAAAATTGAACAGTTCCCAGCGTTTTTGCTGTTTCAGAACTTCATCCAGTATAAATTGGCCCAACTTCACAATAAAACCTGTTTTCTCCATTAAAGAGATAAAGACATCCGGAGGGATCATACCATATTGCGGATGCTTCCATCGGATCAGTGCTTCAGCTGCAACAACTTCCTGATCTTTTGATCGGACAATTGGCTGATAGTATACTTCAAATTCACCTCTGCTTAATGCACCCGGCATATCACTGTGAAGTCTCAATTCATCATACGCAGCTGTAAATTTTTCAGGTAAGAATATAGTGATATTATTATCACCCTCTTGTTCTGCTTGTGCCAACGCTTTATATGCATGATCAAGCAGTAGGCGTATATTTCCACTATCTGGATATATGGCTATACCTGCTGAAGCAGTCAGATGTAAATGTACACCATCCATTTTATAAAATGTGGCCAATTTTTTCTGGATATTTTCTATAAATATTTTTGCCTCATCTATAGAGTGCAAGTTCGTTACTGTCATCAAAAAATGATTATCAAACGTATGATATACAGATACATTTGCATTCTTCGTCAAAGTCTCCAAGTATGTAGCAAATTTTTTGAGTATATCATTAGCCTGTTCATCTCCTATAATGGATCGTAACCTTGAGAGATTGTCTAAACTCATAAGCATTAAAGCCAATTTATTTTTTTCTAAATGTGCTTTTGAAAAAAATGCCGGCAGGTCATTGTAGACCTGTAATTGATTGGGTAAGTGTGTCAATGGATGTTTAAAGTCCGCAGCAGATCGTTCCTTGGCTTTGCTTAGATCTTGAATCGATATCACATCACACAAGACACCCTTCGGCATCTCCATCACTATAGTATCTAAATATACATTCACAGGTATCTCATCATCTGCTGAAATTTTTAATGTAATATGAGGATAAGTACGTACTTTATTATTAGATGTGATACGATGTTCTTGAATAAATTGATTTAATCCTGCCCACTCTTTTTTTACTTTGATTTGAGCCGTGCTTATAAATGTTTTCAATAAAAAATCACTTTTTAGATCCAGCAATCGTACCATGGCGTTACTTGCATATATCACTTTATTTTGGGGAGAAAGTATCAATACAGCATCATCAGAAAGATCAAATGCTTTTTGAAAAACCTTTAAGTTATTTTCAAGTGTTATTTTTAATTTCTTTTGTTGTCTTGAAAGCAGATACGTATAGAATACAAAGAGAATAGATAAAAGCACTATGGCCATTGTTGCATACTCTTCACGTGTGATTTGAGCTATAATGTCTTGAAATCTTGTCAATATGATATCCATCCCTGAACCCTAAAGGTATTAAACTAAATTATATTATAAATATTAAAACTCAAGCTTTACTTAAACATAAAGCTTCTATTCGTGTTTCCGCATCTTGGACCGTAAATTTCTGATTGACTTCAATGGCACTCAGTTCAATGGTCTTCTCCTCTGCAGATATTTGTGCCCAACCTTTACGACACTGCAGTTTAGGATCATTCATCTTTAATTTTTTATCCATATATTCCAGATACTGGTTTTTCTGCTCAAGAATGAACACCAAATTCTGCCTATACTTTGTGTACATTTCAGGTAACAAAGAAGAGAAACGCTCTAACTTATACGTCATGATTCGCTTAAACTCCTCTTCTAAACGTATAAACTCTATCTGTGTCTCTTTGAGTTGTCTGCTAGGTGAACTACGCAACAGTATCTCTTCTGTATGTTTTAATTCACGTACAAGATGCTGCAGTTTTTGATTCATCGCATAGGTAAATCGTTCAACCAGTTCATTTAAAGTATATAGTATCTCTCTCATATCCGGAAGTATCATCTCCATAGCAGCACTTGGAGTCGGCGCACGCAGATCTGCGACAAAGTCACTTATCATCACATCCACTTCATGTCCCACGGCACTCACTACAGGTGTTTGCATCGTAAAAAGAGCATCTGCTACCATCTCCTCGTTAAAACTCCACAGATCTTCTGCACTACCCCCACCACGTCCTACGACCACTACATCCACACTTAAACTGTCCGCATAGTGCAAGGCATGGGCTATCTGGGCAGCGGCTTCATCCCCCTGTACCAATGTATCGACTATCACGACTTCTAGTAAGGGCCAGCGATGTTCAATGATCTTCAGCATATCATGTAGAGCAGCACTCTCTTTTGCTGTGACCAATGCTATTTTTCTAATATGTTTAGGGATGGGTTTTTTTCTTTGTGCATCAAAATAGCCCTTTTCTTTTAAGCGTTCTTTGAGCTGTTCATAGGCCAATGCCAAAGCACCCTTTCCGTAAGGTTCGACATGCACCGCATAGAATTGATATTCACCCCTGGGTGTATAAACGCCTATAGAACCCTCTATGACGATATGCATCCCTTTTTCTATGCGGAATTTCAATTTCGAAACCGAAGAGCGCCACATGACACATTTGATACTGCTCTGCTGGTCTTTAATGGAAAAATAGATATGTCCTGATGTATGATAAGTTACCGACGCCACTTCACCTTCCACAAGAATATGCATAAAGGTGGCTTCAAGCAGTGATTTGATTTTTGTATTGAGTGAGGAGACACTCATCATTGATTGACTCATGGTACTCCTTTTTGATCTATGCGTTAAATTTTTTGTGCAACGAGAAGGGTCGAGATACCCATAGAGAAAGATTTGATATACTTCATCTCAAATCCGGCTTCTTCCAACTCTTTGGCCAGCATTTCTGTGGTTAAGAACTCTTCGATCGAGTCCGGCAGATATTTATAGGCTTCATAATTCTTGGAGATCAGTCCACCTACACGAGGAAGCACCTTTTTCATACCAAAATCAACGATCTTGTTGACCACACCTCTTCTGTCTTGTTTGGTAAATTCGAGGATAATTACAATACCATGTGGTTTAAGTGCACGGTTGAACTCTTGCAGTGCCTCTACCCTATCTACCACGTTACGAATACCGTAAGAGATGGAGATCACATCCGTACTCTCATCTTCTATGGGCAGCTTTTGGGCTTTTCCTTCAATGAACTCTGCGAAATCCACTTTTTTTCTTGCCACGTCCAGCATACCTACAGAAGGGTCGATTCCTACATATTTGTCAATCTTGACACCATTCTTTTTGGCTTGTTCTTTCCAGTAGATTAGCAGGTCTCCCGTACCCGTAGCCACATCTGTCACCTGTGTCAACTCTTTTTTATCCAGGATCTCAAAGGCTTTGTCACACCCTTTTTTGCGCCACTGGATGTCGATGCCAAAACTCAATACCCTGTTCGCCAAGTCATACGTTGATGCAATATCATCAAACATTGTGACAATTTTTTCTTGTTTCTCTTCTTTATCCGTTAATTTCTCAATGCCCAATTTTTTTGCTCCATATCATCAGATCTTTATCTTTTTTATCTTGATACAAAAAATGTAAATTCATAGTTGTATTATAGGTTAAATTATTCGTAGAGAGCTTAGGTGTCTGGTAAATAAGCA from Sulfurovum xiamenensis encodes:
- the ubiE gene encoding bifunctional demethylmenaquinone methyltransferase/2-methoxy-6-polyprenyl-1,4-benzoquinol methylase UbiE, producing the protein MGIEKLTDKEEKQEKIVTMFDDIASTYDLANRVLSFGIDIQWRKKGCDKAFEILDKKELTQVTDVATGTGDLLIYWKEQAKKNGVKIDKYVGIDPSVGMLDVARKKVDFAEFIEGKAQKLPIEDESTDVISISYGIRNVVDRVEALQEFNRALKPHGIVIILEFTKQDRRGVVNKIVDFGMKKVLPRVGGLISKNYEAYKYLPDSIEEFLTTEMLAKELEEAGFEMKYIKSFSMGISTLLVAQKI
- the xseA gene encoding exodeoxyribonuclease VII large subunit gives rise to the protein MSQSMMSVSSLNTKIKSLLEATFMHILVEGEVASVTYHTSGHIYFSIKDQQSSIKCVMWRSSVSKLKFRIEKGMHIVIEGSIGVYTPRGEYQFYAVHVEPYGKGALALAYEQLKERLKEKGYFDAQRKKPIPKHIRKIALVTAKESAALHDMLKIIEHRWPLLEVVIVDTLVQGDEAAAQIAHALHYADSLSVDVVVVGRGGGSAEDLWSFNEEMVADALFTMQTPVVSAVGHEVDVMISDFVADLRAPTPSAAMEMILPDMREILYTLNELVERFTYAMNQKLQHLVRELKHTEEILLRSSPSRQLKETQIEFIRLEEEFKRIMTYKLERFSSLLPEMYTKYRQNLVFILEQKNQYLEYMDKKLKMNDPKLQCRKGWAQISAEEKTIELSAIEVNQKFTVQDAETRIEALCLSKA
- a CDS encoding MOSC domain-containing protein; translated protein: MNVIKTNIKHIYCGTVEEINDGKRKQYPSAYRKKKIDPHKSLFVNNLGLIDDMQGDKVNHGGADKAVCVYSQKYYDFFKNIHSLELPECTFGENITILDLDDSDVCIGDRFQCGEVIFEVSQPRQPCWKISSVTGIKNLTSLVVKEYKTGFYVRVIQEGFIATHDTWELISRKYPEFTIEFVNQCSLNAKDNQENIKKILTCEKLAKAYYESLLKRYKFKEHGIQNWQEDEYFSNNE
- a CDS encoding CDGSH iron-sulfur domain-containing protein — encoded protein: MATPVKVRLEADKTHYFCTCRKSADGVLCDGSHKGTTYRPQPFTVDTTKEYSLCACKKSENLPFCDGTHRKL
- a CDS encoding co-chaperone GroES, whose amino-acid sequence is MAFEPLKDRLLVLREEQSNQTASGLYIPDTAKEKPLEGKVVAVGPDAKEDGINVDDTVVFANFSGMEVMIEGTEYLILTSKEVLGLIK
- a CDS encoding cold-shock protein, coding for MATQVNGTVKWFNSEKGFGFIEQENGGNDVFVHYRQINSNGYDRVSLNEGQKVTFEIGEGQKGPQAENVTGL
- a CDS encoding rhodanese-like domain-containing protein; the protein is MKKTLLFLISIITLIHAEDFDTYLKNFDYKARKEMKISTYEMLELVANNEAQLIDIRFKEEFEAWSMGFAKNIPLNELPKRLNELDKNKLIITACPHNDRANIARMFLYFKGYRVRYLSDGLLRTADTLRGDRAKEFIQESK
- a CDS encoding sensor domain-containing protein, encoding MTRFQDIIAQITREEYATMAIVLLSILFVFYTYLLSRQQKKLKITLENNLKVFQKAFDLSDDAVLILSPQNKVIYASNAMVRLLDLKSDFLLKTFISTAQIKVKKEWAGLNQFIQEHRITSNNKVRTYPHITLKISADDEIPVNVYLDTIVMEMPKGVLCDVISIQDLSKAKERSAADFKHPLTHLPNQLQVYNDLPAFFSKAHLEKNKLALMLMSLDNLSRLRSIIGDEQANDILKKFATYLETLTKNANVSVYHTFDNHFLMTVTNLHSIDEAKIFIENIQKKLATFYKMDGVHLHLTASAGIAIYPDSGNIRLLLDHAYKALAQAEQEGDNNITIFLPEKFTAAYDELRLHSDMPGALSRGEFEVYYQPIVRSKDQEVVAAEALIRWKHPQYGMIPPDVFISLMEKTGFIVKLGQFILDEVLKQQKRWELFNFKSIEVSINVSMIEINTGEFVQHVEKKLAEHQLDPECIKFEITEGIAMLNEAQTVKYFLALKKLGVGISLDDFGTGYTSFGYLKKFPADIVKIDKSLVDYILTNEEDQRIVKAIIELAHTLGMKIVVEGIENKQMVDMITSYGCDYLQGYHFSKPLPVFEFQKLIR
- the groL gene encoding chaperonin GroEL (60 kDa chaperone family; promotes refolding of misfolded polypeptides especially under stressful conditions; forms two stacked rings of heptamers to form a barrel-shaped 14mer; ends can be capped by GroES; misfolded proteins enter the barrel where they are refolded when GroES binds), with product MAKEIFFSDKARSGLFEGVTKLADAVKVTMGPRGRNVLIQKSYGAPHITKDGVSVAREIELADSLENMGAQLVKEVASNTADEAGDGTTTATVLAHAIFKEGLRNITAGANPIEVKRGMDKASAAIIEELKKISKEVKDKKEIAQVATISANSDKTIGDLIAEAMDRVGKDGVITVEEAKGINDDLDVVEGMQFDRGYISPYFVTNTEKMTCELEAPIILLTDGKVTSLKDLVPMLEQVQQSGRPLLIIADDIEGEALSTLVLNKLKGVLNITAVKAPGFGDRKKEMLKDIAILTGATLITEELGLTLEKATLADLGQAARVVIDKDNTVIVDGKGDTNAVAARVNEIKTQIGTTTSEYDKEKLQERLAKLSGGVAVIKVGAATETEMKEKKDRVDDALSATKAAVDEGIVIGGGAALIKASQAVKLDLKDDEAVGAEIILRAVYAPVKQIAQNAGFDAGVVANEIANSTDANLGFNAATGEYVNMLEAGIIDPLKVERVALQNATSVASLLLTTEATVSDIPEPPSAQPDMSGMGGMPGMM